A stretch of the Engraulis encrasicolus isolate BLACKSEA-1 chromosome 19, IST_EnEncr_1.0, whole genome shotgun sequence genome encodes the following:
- the LOC134435208 gene encoding keratin-associated protein 5-1-like: MGRNGAGNFTPLILLTGMGLQRLLLHNLPIYPHWGLPATKACSKQVCVCVCVCVCVCVCVCVCVCVCVCVCVCVCVCVSVCVCVCVCVCVCVCVCVCVCVCLDVCISVCVCVCVCVCVCACACVCVRVCVRVPVRACVCVCVCVCVCVCVCVCVCVCVCVCVCVCVCVCVCVCVCVCVCVCVYLSVCLSVYVSACVSVCLSVCLCVCMCVCVCVCVCACVCVCVCVCVCVCVCVCVCVCVCVFVCVFV, encoded by the exons ATGGGACGGAATGGGGCTGGAAACTTCACCCCGCTGATTCTCCTCACCGGAATGGGGCTGCAGAGGCTGCT GTTACACAATTTACCAATTTACCCCCACTGGGGCCTGCCTGCAACCAAGGCCTGTagcaagcaggtgtgtgtgtgtgtgtgtgtgtgtgtgtgtgtgtgtgtgtgtgtgtgtgtgtgtgtgtgtgtgtgtgtgtgtgtgtgtgtgtgtgtgtgtgtgtgtgt gtctgtgtgtgtgtgtgtgtgtgtgtgtgtgtgtgtgtgtgtgtgtgtgtgtgtgtgtgtgtgtgtgtgt CTGGacgtgtgcatcagtgtgtgtgtgtgtgtgtgtgtgtgtgtgtgtgtgtgtgcgtgtgcctgtgtgtgtgtgcgtgtgtgcgtgcgtgtgcctgtgcgtgcgt gtgtgtgtgtgtgtgtgtgtgtgtgtgtgtgtgtgtgtgtgtgtgtgtgtgtgtgtgtgtgtgtgtgtgtgtgtgtgtgtgtgtgtgtgtgtgtgtgtgtgtgtgtgtgtgtgtgtgtgtgtgtgtgtgtgtgtgtgtatctgtctgtctgtctgtctgtgtatgtgtcggcgtgtgtatctgtctgtctgtctgtctgtc tgtgtgtgtgtatgtgtgtgtgtgtgtgtgtgtgtgtgtgcgcgtgtgtgtgtgtgtgtgtgtgtgtgtgtgtgtgtgtgtgtgtgtgtgtgtgtgtgtgtgtgtgtgtgtgcgtgtttgtgtgcgtgtttgtg